From a single Nicotiana tomentosiformis chromosome 2, ASM39032v3, whole genome shotgun sequence genomic region:
- the LOC104115221 gene encoding uncharacterized protein, with amino-acid sequence MSLAIPTLQSQLFRTSPSIRAESRTADLYLPLPTTPFARALRFSNNPTISIATGNQAGRLRSVCCLSALNPNLKDTLDKVVTSQKIVLFMKGTKDFPQCGFSNTVVQILKSLNAPFETINILENEALRQGLKEYSSWPTFPQLYIDGEFFGGCDITVEAYKSGELQELLERTLCS; translated from the exons ATGTCGCTCGCAATTCCAACTCTTCAATCTCAGCTTTTCAGGACTTCACCATCCATTAGAGCTGAGTCACGCACGGCGGATCTTTATCTACCGCTCCCTACTACTCCTTTCGCTCGTGCTCTTCGGTTCTCCAACAATCCCACTATCTCAATTGCTACCGGAAACCAGGCCGGACGGTTAAGATCTGTTTGTTGTCTATCTG CTCTGAATCCTAACTTGAAGGATACGCTGGATAAGGTTGTCACATCACAAAAAATTGTGCTGTTCATGAAGGGTACCAAGGACTTTCCACAATGCGGATTCTCAAATACCGTTGTACAGATATTAAAATCGCTAAATGCACCCTTCGAGACAATAAATATCCTTGAAAATGAAGCACTTCGTCAAGGATTGAAGGAGTATTCCAGTTGGCCAACTTTTCCACAACTCTACATTGATGGGGAGTTCTTTGGTGGCTGTGACATCACTGTAG AGGCATACAAGAGCGGAGAGTTGCAAGAATTGCTAGAAAGGACGTTGTGCTCCTGA
- the LOC104115230 gene encoding uncharacterized protein, which yields MRIQLGSRRRRLSLHRALVATAIFTVIGLLVLTLRSVDPSTHLPITTSDSENRDAKPADITNLRSDSAQSLKTCATVEEMGEAFSREFSEESYRVRNIIQNHFAINGASRVRALPPEEFCRHGFVLGKASEAGFGNEMYKILTAAALSVMLNRSLIIGQTRGRYPFEDFISYSNISFTLKEIKHLWRQNGCLTKYGRHLVIRIDDFQKPARTNVLCSNWRVWEQPIIWFQNTTDAVAAQFFLKNVHDEMRIAASNLFGKPDDLHHRPNVFGELMRLLISPSENIQHAVNWALSGGADPDIALHMRMLMNRSVRAVQAAFSCIRKSVENLKLTSKPRVVLVSDNPSLVKDIAPDLNQFAEVLHFDFKSFKGNISGNSHVHTLNFRTKDWGTAPRWVAFVDFFLASRAKHAVVSGAHRRVGTTFAQLVAALAAANSLDDRSSAGSNFTFLSSFQSNLLAEGLKNQIGWGHVWNRFAGTLSCHNQSKQCAHTPILPPAWWDGLWQSPIPRDVHRMEAYGIRLSGFGTFDDNQLHSFCSSRKQFVLTVPLI from the exons ATGAGGATCCAGCTGGGATCTCGCCGGAGGCGACTGTCTCTCCACCGCGCACTCGTCGCCACTGCAATTTTCACAGTCATTGGCCTATTGGTCCTAACATTGAGGTCCGTCGATCCATCTACCCACCTCCCAATCACCACCTCTGACTCTGAAAACAGAGATGCTAAGCCAGCTGATATTACAAATCTTCGCTCTGATTCAGCTCAATCACTCAAAACATGCGCAACGGTTGAGGAGATGGGCGAGGCCTTTAGCCGTGAGTTCTCAGAGGAAAGTTACAGAGTCAGGAATATCATCCAAAATCACTTTGCTATTAATG GTGCTTCGAGAGTCCGAGCTCTGCCGCCAGAGGAGTTCTGCAGGCATGGTTTTGTGTTGGGGAAAGCATCAGAAGCAGGTTTTGGTAATGAGATGTACAAAATCTTAACTGCGGCAGCATTGAGCGTGATGTTGAACCGGTCGTTGATAATTGGGCAAACCAG GGGTAGATATCCTTTTGAGGATTTCATCTCTTACTCCAATATTTCCTTCACATTGAAAGAAATCAAGCACCTTTGGAGACAGAATGGTTGTCTGACCAAATATGGGAGGCATCTCGTTATCAGAATTGATGACTTCCAGAAGCCAGCACGAACAAATGTTCTATGTAGCAATTGGAGGGTTTGGGAACAGCCTATTATCTG GTTCCAGAATACAACAGATGCTGTGGCTGCTCAATTTTTCTTGAAGAATGTACATGATGAGATGAGGATAGCTGCTTCTAATTTGTTTGGAAAACCAGATGACCTTCACCATAGGCCTAATGTGTTTGGGGAGCTAATGAGACTTCTCATATCTCCGTCAGAGAATATTCAACATGCTGTGAACTGGGCACTAAGTGGTGGTGCTGACCCTGATATTGCTCTACACATGCGGATGCTTATGAATAG GTCCGTTAGAGCAGTTCAAGCAGCTTTCTCTTGCATCAGAAAATCTGTGGAAAATCTAAAATTGACGTCCAAGCCCAGAGTAGTTTTAGTTTCAGATAATCCTTCTCTGGTCAAAGATATTGCTCCAGACTTGAATCAGTTTGCAGAA GTCCTTCACTTCGATTTCAAAAGCTTTAAAGGAAATATATCTGGCAACTCACATGTTCATACTCTCAATTTTAGAACGAAGGATTGGGGTACAGCACCAAGATGGGTTGCATTTGTTGATTTTTTTCTTGCTTCACGTGCAAAACATGCAGTTGTCTCTGGGGCTCACCGGCGTGTTGGGACCACGTTTGCTCAGCTGGTTGCAGCGTTGGCTGCAGCTAACAGCCTTG ATGATAGATCCTCTGCTGGATCAAACTTCACCTTCCTCAGTAGCTTCCAGAGTAACTTGCTTGCAGAAGGTCTAAAGAATCAGATTGGTTGGGGGCACGTATGGAACCGATTTGCTGGTACGTTAAGCTGCCACAACCAATCTAAGCAATGTGCTCATACTCCTATTCTTCCGCCTGCATGGTGGGATGGACTTTGGCAGTCACCTATTCCACGGGATGTACACAGAATGGAAGCATATGGCATCCGCCTTTCTGGTTTTGGGACATTTGATGACAATCAGCTACACTCTTTCTGTAGTTCAAGGAAGCAATTTGTGCTTACCGTTCCATTAATTTAG